In Lacinutrix sp. Bg11-31, the DNA window CGCAATAGCTTTTCTGTTTTTTAGAGAGCATGTAGAAAACGAAGATAACAGACGTAAATTTCTTATGGTTAAACAGCTTCAAAAAGAATCGTTACCACAACGTTTTCAAGCCTACGAGCGTTTTTCATTATTTCTAGAGCGTATTTCACCTAACAAATTATTAACTAGAATTGCTCCTGTATCCTCTAACAAAGACGATTATGAAGCGCTTTTAGTAAACAGTATTGAGCAAGAGTTCGAGCACAACTTATCGCAACAAATTTATGTTACAGATAATTGTTGGAGTATTATTAACGCATCTAAAAGTGCAACTGTACAACTTATAAGAAAAGCTACTCTAAACGAAAAAATAGATTCCGCAGATAAATTAAGAGAAGCCATTCTAACAGATATGATAGACAAAACACCTCCAAGCAGCGCTGGTTTATCTTACATAAAACAAGAAGTTCGCGAGCTATGGCAGTAGCCAAAATAAAACACATAAAAAAAAGCCATGTCAAATTGATATGGCTTTTTTAATGCTTTCTAATCTCAATAAATATATTTTATATTTAGAATTTATATTTTACTGGTACTGTTGAGTCAATAGGATCTCCACTTCCATGCTTTTCTTGAGCATATAAAAATCCTTCCATCCACCACTTCTCCATTAATTTCTTATTAAAAATAAGTGAGTTCTCTGTAAGTTTTGTAGGTGTATAATATAAATTAAGTTTTACATTTTTATGCCTTGCCGCCAATTTACCAATGGTAATATCTCCTCTCTCTACTTGGTCTAATAAGTGACCAAAAAGGTTTATCATTAATGAAAACGGATTTTTACCAAGTACTTTATTGTATTCTAAATTTTCACTTTCAAGAATAATAGCATCAATTTCTGTTGCACCTCTATTTATAGCTTCTCGAATAGGCACAACACAACCTAAACCACCATCGGCATACTCAAAACCATTCCTTTTTACTAAAGACATAAACGGAATGTAATTACACGAAATCCAAATCCAATCGCAGAATTCTTCGTAACTATAATCGTTAATAGACTTGTATTCTGTTCTGTTTTTAGACAGATTAGCAACCGTTACCACGACATCTTCTTTTTCTTCTCGAATACGATTATACTCTTCTTCCGTAAAGTTCTTTTTAATTAATTTTTTTAAAGATTTACTCTCACCAAACGTGCGTCTTTTTTTTATAAACTGAAGCATGGTATTAAAGTAGTTTATAGATACGTACTCTCTTCCTTTTTTCTTTTTTATCACGAATGGATTAATACTAAAAATGGAATGCTGGTTCACATGTGTAAAGACATCGTACAATTTACCAATATCGTTAGAAGCCAAATGTGGCACAAGCAAACTACCTGTTGAGGTTCCTAAAAACATATCGTATTCCTTGCCTTCTTGCTCAATTAAGTATTGCGCAACTCCGCCTGCAAATGCGCCTTTACTTCCTCCTCCTGAAATTACTAATGCTCTCAATTAATACTAGTGTGTTGGTTAGTTAATCCTTCTTCAACTTGAAATATAAGCTAAAACTATTGCTTTTTAAGTTCCTCTTGCAAATTAGCGATTATCTCTTTATGTTTTTCGTCTTCGGCTAAGGTTTTTAATAAATCTCTTGCAAAACTTTTAAACCTCCAATTATGGTGATTTGTTGCATCAATTAAATTGATTAGTGTTTCAATATTAAAAATCTCTAGGTTTTTAATATAAGTAAATGCGTTTTCTCGTGTTTGAAAACCATATTTAGAAGATGTATAATCTCCCAATTCATTTATATAACTTTTGTTAAATGCTGCGTTGTATTCTGGTGTTAGCAACGCTAAGGCTAACCACAAACACCTTATGTTTTTATCGTTAAAACCAATAACACCTTCTGTAGCTTTCAAGTACTTTGCTCTATCGTTAGGGAATTTAGAACACAAATTTGATAATGCGATTTCTTTTGTAGTGTAAGATGCGTCTAGTAATAAAGATTCATTTTCCTCCTTAAAACCAT includes these proteins:
- a CDS encoding patatin family protein → MRALVISGGGSKGAFAGGVAQYLIEQEGKEYDMFLGTSTGSLLVPHLASNDIGKLYDVFTHVNQHSIFSINPFVIKKKKGREYVSINYFNTMLQFIKKRRTFGESKSLKKLIKKNFTEEEYNRIREEKEDVVVTVANLSKNRTEYKSINDYSYEEFCDWIWISCNYIPFMSLVKRNGFEYADGGLGCVVPIREAINRGATEIDAIILESENLEYNKVLGKNPFSLMINLFGHLLDQVERGDITIGKLAARHKNVKLNLYYTPTKLTENSLIFNKKLMEKWWMEGFLYAQEKHGSGDPIDSTVPVKYKF